From Micromonospora echinospora, one genomic window encodes:
- the rplB gene encoding 50S ribosomal protein L2 encodes MAIRKYKPTTPGRRGSSVADFAEITRSTPEKSLLAPLPKKGGRNAHGRITARHQGGGHKRQYRLIDFKRVDKDGVPAKVAHIEYDPNRTARIALLHYADGEKRYILAPKDLKQGDTVESGPGADIKPGNNLPLRNIPVGTTIHSVELRPGGGAKLARSAGVGIQLLGREGAYATLRMPSGEIRRVDVRCRASVGEIGNADQSNINWGKAGRMRWKGKRPTVRGVAMNPVDHPHGGGEGKTSGGRHPVNPKGKPEGRTRRKGQPSDRLIVRRRYATRKRG; translated from the coding sequence ATGGCTATCCGTAAGTACAAGCCGACGACGCCGGGCCGGCGTGGCTCCAGTGTCGCCGACTTCGCCGAGATCACCCGGTCGACGCCGGAGAAGTCGCTGCTGGCTCCGCTGCCGAAGAAGGGCGGTCGGAACGCCCACGGCCGGATCACCGCCCGGCACCAGGGTGGCGGACACAAGCGGCAGTACCGTCTGATCGACTTCAAGCGGGTCGACAAGGACGGCGTGCCGGCGAAGGTCGCCCACATCGAGTACGACCCGAACCGCACCGCGCGCATCGCGCTGCTGCACTACGCCGACGGCGAGAAGCGCTACATCCTCGCGCCGAAGGACCTGAAGCAGGGCGACACCGTCGAGTCGGGTCCCGGCGCGGACATCAAGCCGGGCAACAACCTGCCGCTGCGGAACATCCCGGTCGGTACCACCATCCACAGCGTGGAGCTGCGTCCGGGCGGCGGGGCCAAGCTGGCCCGTTCGGCCGGCGTCGGCATCCAGCTGCTGGGCCGGGAGGGCGCGTACGCCACCCTCCGGATGCCGTCCGGTGAGATCCGGCGGGTCGACGTCCGCTGCCGCGCGAGCGTCGGCGAGATCGGCAACGCCGACCAGTCGAACATCAACTGGGGCAAGGCCGGCCGGATGCGGTGGAAGGGCAAGCGCCCGACCGTCCGTGGTGTGGCGATGAACCCGGTGGACCACCCGCACGGTGGTGGTGAGGGTAAGACCTCCGGTGGTCGCCACCCGGTCAACCCGAAGGGTAAGCCCGAGGGCCGTACCCGCCGTAAGGGCCAGCCGAGCGACCGGCTGATCGTCCGCCGCCGCTACGCCACGCGTAAGCGCGGCTGA
- the rpsS gene encoding 30S ribosomal protein S19 yields the protein MPRSLKKGPFIDDHLLKKVEVQNEKGSKNVIKTWSRRSTIIPEMLGHTIAVHDGRKHVPVFVTEAMVGHKLGEFALTRTFKGHEKDDRKSRRR from the coding sequence ATGCCTCGCAGCCTGAAGAAGGGCCCGTTCATCGACGACCACCTGCTCAAGAAGGTGGAAGTGCAGAACGAGAAGGGCTCGAAGAACGTCATCAAGACCTGGTCGCGGCGCTCGACGATCATCCCGGAGATGCTGGGACACACGATCGCCGTGCACGACGGACGCAAGCACGTCCCGGTGTTCGTCACCGAGGCGATGGTCGGGCACAAGCTCGGCGAGTTCGCGCTGACCCGCACGTTCAAGGGTCACGAGAAGGACGACCGCAAGAGCCGCCGCCGCTAG